One region of Pleuronectes platessa chromosome 18, fPlePla1.1, whole genome shotgun sequence genomic DNA includes:
- the LOC128461999 gene encoding four and a half LIM domains protein 3 — MSDRFDCKNCNESLYGRKYIQVEDSPHCVPCYDRLHAHTCQECKELIGHNAKELSYENRHYHSHCFRCFRCDRSLADEPFTSQEDALVCSDCFCNEFSSKCLACDKTVMPGSKLLEYGGSTWHEDCFVCHGCEKPIGAEAFIPDKDNYYCVPCYEGRLAPRCHHCKKALTKGGVTYKEEVWHKECFSCTGCKAQLAGQPFTSQGESPYCVKCFSSLYAKKCAGCNTAITGFGDGKYISFEDRQWHQPCFKCSRCSVSLVGSGFFPDRGQILCADCNNDD, encoded by the exons ATGAGTGACCGCTTCGACTGCAAAAACTGCAACGAGTCCCTGTACGGACGCAAATACATCCAGGTGGAGGACAGCCCTCACTGCGTGCCCTGCTACGACCGCCTGCACGCCCACACCTGCCAGGAGTGCAAGGAACTCATCGGCCACAACGCCAAG gaGCTCTCCTATGAGAACAGACATTACCACTCGCACTGCTTTCGCTGCTTCCGCTGCGACCGCTCCCTGGCAGACGAGCCCTTCACCAGCCAGGAAGACGCGCTCGTGTGCAGCGACTGCTTCTGCAACGAGTTCTCCTCCAAGTGCCTGGCCTGCGACAAGACGGTGATGCCAG GCTCCAAGCTGCTGGAGTACGGCGGCTCCACGTGGCACGAGGACTGTTTCGTGTGTCACGGCTGCGAGAAGCCGATCGGTGCCGAGGCTTTCATCCCGGACAAAGACAACTACTACTGCGTGCCGTGCTACGAGGGTCGGCTGGCTCCTCGGTGCCACCACTGCAAAAAG gcgcTCACTAAAGGAGGAGTGACCTACAAGGAGGAGGTTTGGCACAAGGAGTGTTTCTCCTGCACGGGCtgcaaagctcagctggctggtCAGCCCTTCACCTCGCAGGGGGAGAGTCCGTACTGCGTCAAGTGCTTCAGCAGCCTCTACGCCAAGAAGTGTGCCGGCTGCAACACGGCCATCACGG gGTTCGGGGATGGGAAGTACATCTCCTTCGAGGACAGGCAGTGGCACCAGCCGTGCTTCAAGTGTTCGCGCTGCTCCGTGTCGCTGGTGGGCTCCGGCTTCTTCCCCGACCGTGGCCAGATTCTGTGTGCGGACTGCAACAACGACGACTGA